The region TATCGGCACAtctctaaacattttctgaaaaacctgGATCCCACATAGGAATGTAACTGATAACAGTTCAGCTTGTTATCAGTTAAATGCCCTTATGTGGGATTTCTAACAAGTACAAACTGCTTCAGCTCACTTCAGAGTGTCTCAGTCTTGTTTCTCTAAACCAGCATCTTTCTCAGGCGGTCCTGGTGGGATTCCCACCATGTTTTGAGTCATTGTCATGTTGCAGGTCCAGCTCTGCTTCACCTCTAATAGTTTTTACAGATAATCTCAGATTTCATGATGGGTTTTATAATGGTGAATTGGCCAGATCCAGATAGAACAAAGAATCCCCAATCATGATACTTCCATCGCCGTACCTCAAAGTTACCATCACTCTAAACTGGTCTTTGTTGACATTGTTTTTCCTCGCACAACTCCCATGAAAGTTAAGCTTGCACTTACTGAATATATTGACGTTTTCTGCCACATGAAGACTCAAACACTGCTTTCTAACCAAATGTAATTGTTCCAaatagggctgaaatgattaaccggattaatcatgatgaattaattattgaaataatctttaactgatttagtaattaattaatgaacTGGAGtatacatattcaaaaaaggtaattttctccatactcagagcagtaattaagccaacattgtgaaaaatataaacattttgcatttaagacaaaaacaactttgtctTTAATTATGTTCTACCCAAAATTCCTCACGTcatattttttgcttaattttgttcaaatttctttaaagaaaaaaagtcacatatTAATCAACTTTtactatccaattattaatgaattaatCCATAAAATGATCAACAAATTAGCCATCACTGCTTTGATGTTAAGTCAAGAAGAAATTGCTGATATTTTTTAGCTGGAGATGCATCctttgcaacaaaatgttcacaaatgcaatgctgtttttgtatattatttacaaataaaatgtttagtttctttttttaaatgaattgaatatttttttatttagcatcgtttcatgttttctctaaatgtaccaatttttaaactgatttattgacagaataattgattaatctttaGCTGTATCTTAGTTCCAACTCTAAAGCACGGAGGTGGCTGCATCATTCTTTAAAGCTGGGTTTGAAATAGAAAAGCCAGGACCCAAACACTGATGAAAACCCGCCAACAAATTCAGCCAAAGAAATTGGTAAAATTTCCAGGCAAAATTTTACCAAAAGGAGGGgagtgctgcggtggcgtaggggatagcgcaatccacatttggaggccttcctTGAGTCTTCAacgcagccgtcgcgggttcgattcccagacccggccgacacttgccgcatgtctttccccctttcctgtcagcctactgtcatacaaggcagtggtccccaacctttttagtacagcggaccggtcaacccttcgtaaACTTTCTGCAGACAGGGGGAGGGGTTGCGCGTTATGAGGATGGAGACCGATGCCGTTGTttattactcattctgctgcatgttggcgctcAAGACGTAACcaacagcatccggtttaggattttcaaaataaaagctcctccagactcaatacatagaacagaaatatttaattatttcttgcacagcccggtaccaattggtccacggactgGTACCGGTctgcggcccggtggttggggaccactgatataagggacactagaggccacaaaaagaccccctggagggaagaaaataataataataatttttaccAAAAGGCTTAGAATAGAACATTTATCAACATGATTGAAAGATTTTAACAGATTATTGTTGGCACGAATCCTTTATTTTCTGCCAACTGAGACGTTTAAAGCTGTACTTCTAGAACCTGCTTCTTATCTTGCCGCGGGCGACTGAGCAACACTCAACAGGCCGTCTCTGCCAGCTCAGAACAAGCAGCAACATGAGTCTGTGCCTCTGATGTTTCCCTCTGGCTCGCCTGCAGAATAAAGCCGCCTGATGCTAACCGGAAAGTTCACAACAGGAGGAATTTAATTCAGTTGAAGTATAGCTTGGTTGTTAGAggcaaaaaaactaattttcttgcatttcttctcaggatctttgtttttctcttaccTAAAAGCCCaaatttttcccttttccttccAGCTTCTTTACCCTTCGTGTTCCCTCTCTCCATTCGGTTTCTCCAACATTGTGGATCAGGCACAGAGTGCCACTTGTTTACAGCCCGAGGCTACTTACATAAACTCAACAGGCTCGGATGCCTGGGAAACACCACGGATTCGCTCGCTGCTTCTGTCTCCACTTTAACAAACACCAAAATCTGCATTCCAGACTGAATTGAGAAGCAGAGCACATCTTAGACGTTTCCAAGGCTGATTTTAAACCCGTGTACAATGGAGCCATCCTGGCTGCATCAGTTATACAGAAGAAGATGTTGCAGATGTTAGATAAACAAAGGTCAGGAATTAAGTCTGGACACTTTAACTAGAGGTGTTATGTTAGATAATAAACCAGAGAATGACATCTGACAGCAAACATCCCAACAAAGTTATTTACATCGTCTCCACATAATCTGCGTTTATCACATTGTCTCCAAAAAATGAGATCTGTAGTCTGTTGTTTTCCAGATAAAAGTTTCTTTAGGGATCGAACTCGCTTTGTTGAGACAAATGGAAAATAGTTTCCCCTCTTATCTAAAGATAGCAGTTTAATTATCTTTAAAGCTAAATCTTGATTTAtcatgaaaaggttttattatCTTGAAACACTAAGCTTTAAAGATGGTTTTGTCAGGATAAAAGTGATATTGGACTTTTATTTCTACTCCCACGACGAGCTCATAAGCTTTTTaagccaaaaacaaccaattaatTATTTCAAGAAAGTGAAGTCTtcagacgttttttttttttatagatgcTCTTGAGCTTGTTTAGTATAAATAATAGTCTGGattagggctgcacaatattgcttgaaagtaaaatatttgatttttctcaTACTACATccaattttcaattttaatagtttttattcttgttttcatttattaaaaagaaattacaaatgacagaaattattttcaaaaactgtctTTTATTTCAACCATCCCTTTTGAGCTGTATGATGGAGAATTAGGACCATGATatgagaatttttgtttaattacaagaatatagtaatcataatattagcagaatatagtTTTACCAGATTTaaaattaggagaaaaaaaaattgttttgatttcttttattgttcttgcaggagttttcataaaattaagaCTTCATTTGCctaatattatgattttttttctggtaatattatgactttattctcatatgatttaaactttattgtaaTTTCACTTTAATCTCTTAttactacaactttattctcataactttatgattttatttttgttaaaaagagaaGATCTTAGCCTGACCATTCATgcccaaataaatagaagctgtaagACAAACCTGTGAAACAAGACGGCGGCCTTGGGCGTACTGATATTACTGTAaacattgatggaaaaaaatatccagattttccaaaacttCAATCTTTAAAAACCGGAAgttcaattaattgattaaaacaGATATTGCTAAATAAtgttgtggggttttttttaaacgggAAGTTTTTGTTCTGGGGTGaagatttgcagaaaaaaaacaaaacgcttAGTATgccataaaaaattatttaatgtgaaatttaaCCTTCCTTAGCTCTTTTTTCAGCATGAGAACAAACCAGCCAACCATACTGTTCAGTACAGGAAAAAACTGAGTGTTGAGGTTAAAACGAGGTTAAACGTGGTGCAAGGGCAGCCAGAACGAGGTGGCGGAGGAGGCTGGTGGTTGCTGGAGGTACATTTTCCCTGATTTAGAGAGCTGTGTGGCGATTTCTGCGATTCGCAAACATTTCCTGCTCCGGCCACTGAAAATAACCCACAGGAAAACAGGCCCACTCAGAGCACATCAACGCTCTATTCAAACTCAAAGCCACTGACTCAGACTCAGACGCCGACATATTTGTCTTCTAGTAAATACAAACCGCTTTGATCACAGCCAGTGAACCTGTCGCCTTCTCCCACTGAAAGAGCTGGAATTGTTCAGATTATGGGTCCAAACAATTGATCGACTAACGGTCAATTGttagtttattaaataaaaatgagttccAATTGATTTACTCATAACGTCCGTtattagtgttgtagtttggctgccgtccagcagagggcgccgcttgTAATCCTTAAACAAAGGTGTACACAGAGCCGTTGACGGAGAATCAAAAATGGCGGCGATACCAGAAAGGGAAACGGTTCAGAGTACGTAGTGGAATGCAATATGCACtttatgtggttctgtttttaaaaaaataacactcaACAAGCTCcttaagttgttttgaaatactcGACAAGCTCCTTAATTTATCACATTAACAGCGTTCATTCAGCTGAGCTGCATGACGTAGCAGCGTCAACTTCTAATTCAAAAATTACTGATATGCTACAAAGGCGAGGCGGAGGAGATAAGGCTGAAAAATTGTAACATGATGTTAAACAAACATGATGCCCGTCAGTTGACGTCTGTTTTGAGTTAATTCAATTAAAGGAGCTAAGTTTAAAATTCCTCCACGAGAAACTACAGACAGTACTTCTGTATGAACATCTCATTGGTCATCAAGTaagtgtttcacatattttattatgttcatcttttatttttctattcagcaacTTAAGATGTTCCTGTTTTGTTGCGTTTTATTAATATACGtatctaaatttatttatgtgagaaaaccacaatttcctgtttattttgtcagtatttaatacagctgacacaaaatgtctttttttaaattgagcaTATCTTCAACAATTTATCCCTTTATAGTagacaaaaagttaaataaacaacatatacttaattgtaaagtgaaatttttcttcttttaatgttctgaaattaactaaataaaatcttttcctCTCTTATCTCTCCgataattctgaaaaataacaaataggCATTACAGCAACATAAAAGTGCGTGCTGTAGTTTGAACCCACCTCTCGTATTCATGCTCGCTGCATCGGTGGAAAGGGTCCTGCACCTCGTAGATGTTAGCGTCGCCTCCATCGGGGTCATGTGGCCACCCTGGCCTTGCTTCGTGGAACGGCAGGTTCATATACTCCGGGATCTCCTCGTACAGCGGTACGTTCTCATACTCCACATCCTCCCTGTGGATATCAGGGTCCTCGATGCAGCTGCTGGGCCGCCCCAGGCTTTTGTCCGTGCTGGTGCAGTCCAGGGACTGCCCCCCTTTGGCCAGCAGTTTTGGCAGCATCTTCACATTCAGCCGCAGCTCCAGCAGCTTGCGGAAAGAGAGGCTCCTCTTTTGGGTCGAGCCGGCCCGGGTTGCCAGGTCGGCTGCAGAGAAGGACTGCGCCCTCTGCTTGCCCCCCAGCGCCGGTGCTCGGCTTTTGGGCGGCACGCTGCTCCTGGTGGGAATCTGACGGCTGAAGAAGGTGACGTAGGGTCGCGAGAAGCGCCAGGCCGTTTTCTCCTGAGGAGGCGGCGGCAGATCCCTCATGGGGGTGCTGGCATGCGGGGGCGCAGGAGGGCAGATGGAGGGCGGCGGTGGGGCTGGCAGGCTGTGTCTCTGAGGTTTCCTCGGTGGTGCCCGAGGCGACTCCTGATCCTCAGCGGAGAGGGCTTTCCGGTGACAGCCCAGTTTGAGCTGTTTGGGGAGGGTGTGGGAGATCGGGTACCGCTCGAAGTCACCGTACCCGTCCTCCTCCTCATTCTCCTGTTGAGCCTCCTTACCATGACCCTCAGAGTCGGGGCGGGACAGCAGGTCTAAGGAGTGGGAGGTGTTTTTGTTGAGCAAACAGCGGGCAGCTCTGTGTAGACTTGGAGAGAGGGAGGTTTGTCTTGGAGGCGGAACGGGAACGTCCGTCTCTAAATCTACCAAACACGAGTCTCTCTGGGTCTCAGAGTCGTCTGCTTGCTGCAGCTCGGTCTCATTCTTCTGCTCCTCCACCGGCACCGTCTGATCCTGACCCTCCACGCCGTCCTGCCTCACCAGAGCCGGCTTTTTGAACTTCCGTGGGTGAGGCACTGGGAGAGGCTTACTGGGGGCGGCGGGGACTGGTAGATAGGGCTGGGAGCTGATGGGAAACGTCTGTTCTGCTTGAGAAGACTCCGGTGGATGGATGCTTGTCAGGATGTTGCCTGCAACATCACAGGCTGTTGTCTGCTCTGCCGTTTGGGCCTCAGTTGGCATGCCTGAATCCTCCTCAGTTCTCTCTCTGTTCACTAAACCCATATCAAgatgtctctgtctctgtctctgagGTTTATCCTTTAGCTTTTTGCTAATTCTTTCACTCTTATAGTCGGCTGGACCTTTCTCATgtgtctcctcttcctcttctgtgcTTTTGCCGGTGGTGACCCCGTTCTGCAGCGGCTCTTTGTCAAAATCTGCTGCAGATCCATTTGTGTCTCCGTTTTCCCGAGGGTGACACTCCCCAGCGGAGAAGGAGCAGGTGGAGATGATATAATCCGACTCACGACTCTCTGTCTCAGATAAAATCCCATTCTTAGAGTTGAGGTGGAAGAGGTTTTCACCCAGAGCCGAACTGATGGGTTCGGTTGGTTTGAGCGACGGGGGGGAAACAGGTGGCGATGAGGAGCCCGAGGATCTGGGTAGGCATGGTTTAGGAGCAACAGCTGGCTTTGGCCTCTTAGGAGCAGAAGGGGAGGGCTGGGAGAGAGGACATGGCTTTGGGGCAATGGGAGGTTTGATTGAAACGAGGAGTTTTGGTTTGGGAGCTAATGGAGGCTTCTTTACACctgcatataaaataaaagacaaaactttacTTTGTCTCCGTGTACAGCTCATCAGAACATCCCCCCTTCCTGCTGAAATGTAAGAAAAGACAGCTGCAAGCAGGAGTTTAGGCTGAGGTCAAAGGGCAAATCTTGGGGTCAGAGGGTAAAAACCAAGtgccaattaaattttttgaaataaattatgcaaatagatatttgaatctttttcttgagttttttgCGAATAACAGCATAGTTTCTAttgtagggctgaaacaattaaccgtgattaatcgattatggatctcaactaatttagtacttgattaatcgttaactggacacattttaaaaagccatttgctgaaataaacaacaaactcagaggagaaattaagcaaaaactgtttaaaatatatttaaaattttaaaaagcctttgTTTCTCATTATGttgtagttttagcttcatctggttcaaattatttaaataaatctcttttaagAACCTTTTGCTattcaattattaattggttaatccaaaaaaaaataaacagatcatcCCCAAAGtgtattgataattattgaggAAGACAGAGCTAAACCTTTTATATGTTGCTGTTAGTATTTCTTTAGCTGCAGATAAAttatttgctacaaatgatcaagtatTCACTAAAagaatgctgttattgcattttaggcaattttttttattatcaaagaaaataactgaggtgttttatttacatattttaatgttctttttaatattgcatGGGAAAGCCTTAAGTggtaaatgaaaaatctgcagaatgtgaaatttttttaaatcttattaattgattaattgtcagaagAATCCATTTCCAACATAATTTTTAGTTGCTTTAGTTAAAGCTCTTTTTTACTCTAAATAAAGCtgcatttaaacaaaagtaTTCTAAAACTTAAATTTACTTTCCTGGGATTTTAAGTTACAGACCAACAATAAGTGAATAACTATGaagttaaatggaaaaaaaacaacctgattttaaaagtttttttacaaataaaaatcttaaaatatgatgcatttgtattctgacaaacatggcaaaatgtgaaaaacttggAAGcggtttaaatatttctgcaaggcCTGAAACATCAGATAAAGACTAAGGCTTTATTTACTGCTGATTTATATTTGTGCACACCTAAAACATGGAACAGTTTTCCTGCCACTTGTGGATGTCAGTAGAACTTAACTAATTTTCCacattctgtaaattaaatctGGAAGTGGGGAGGCGACCTGCATCCCCAGCGGGAAATAACCTGGTTTAAATAAAGGACAAAACATCCCCCTGGTCAGTCAAATGAAAAGCTGTGAAATCAGCTAGTGGGGACATATTTTCCGCTTTCCTGACTGAAACTCCTTGCTAGTCGACACCATGAGGAGTGGAGTCATCGAACGGATGTTTCCGAAAAGGCCAACAACTAAAAAAACCCTCTGCAAAGCATGCAAGCTGCAAGCCTCACCAAACTCCATTCACAATAACTTATAAACAGTGTTCCcttaaatataaacacactCGCTCCgttatttgtgcatttctttacattttcttttattataagGCTCACATCATAATTCGGCTATAAAATCGAGTTTAAAAATATTCGTTTTACCCAGTTATTACCAAATCAAACAACTAAATCCATGGGTAGCGCTTTTGAGCCTTGACGGTAGtttgtattttagaaataaaccgAATGTGTCAGCATATGTTAACATAATATTGTGGTTCATAAAACACGAAAAAGCGAGAATAAAGCaggaaaagtttaaatttacaaaaaaaaattttagaatctggttttagttttatgaGATTGCCCTATTTTGTGCAATTGAATTTAATAACCTCCACCAATCTAAAATGAAGATACTAGCAGTTTATACCGCTTGAATAGCAAATGATGGGTCTGACTTGTTGCATCAACAGCAGGACAGATGTTTGGGACAAAGGATTTCCCCCCTCCAGCtaccacaaacacaaaggattataactgttatttaaaaagcacCCAAATTTAAGCTCAAACCGATGCTTTTCTATCTTTTTGAAAGCTGTTATTATGAAAAACTGTAATTAACTCTCggtaggatttttttaaaaattgagtcAGTGGACGCTAGCGACGGTTACAGTcttacaaatgtaaaattttatgttcAATCATACCGCTAAAACTTAAGTAACTGAGACAAACATTCGTATTTCGTTTTAACTGAACATAACCACAGAGCTGATCTGCAGCTAGGAACAGTTAGCTTCGACACAAACCTGTGCTCATGACTCCCGACTTCTTCTCGCTCCTTTCTCCATGAgtaaaaattttactttcaatGGAACTCCGAGAAAATCGGGATTTTATCTTCCTCCCTTGGCATTGTCAGAGAAAAAATCGACTCAGGGAGAAAACAAGAGGGTCCATTGCTGTTGTTCCTTATCTCTCCAGCGGATACGCGGATAAAGTTGGTGAGCCAGTtagttttcccattttttttttatctaagttTTCAGCCACGGTGCTTTTCCCAACAGTTTGATTCAGAGTTGAACTCAACGTGTAGTCGTTTTCCGgttagtttcaaaataaaattacattaaaacaacagAGTTTGAATTTTTTGGAGCACATCGAAAAGAACGGATTATTATAGATATTATGTACATTAATAAtagttttttgtctttagtaaataaaaattgtgcGACATACGATGTTTTACCAGACCAGTCATGTGTTTTAAATAAgggttgatttattttaaaaagtatttccgGTTAGTTCAAGTAAAATTTTGCTAGCTTGTCCTCTGTTTCCTTCCTTCGCTCTCTCGAAAATGTACCGCTTCGTTTTACGACCACTTGGGGGCGCTCTACGGGATTTTGAACGGCTCACCACTATGCGGCAACACGTCAACGTAGCGGCCATATCGGAAGGGGAGACAGCGACTaggaaattattgaaataatttcagttttaactggGTTAAAAGAGGCTTCGAATTTGCTTATTTAtaattgtttgtatttattcttttatacattttaaaatgtattcttttgttcatttttgctatttatttattggtgaATTGAGTCGTTAGTCATGTTGTGCAACTTTGATTCAGGTTGTTAAGCAAAATcctcaaactaaatgtttaagaCCTGTTCTTGCCAAAAGGTATTTAAATCCTTGAAAGGTCTTGTTTTAcaggtttatatttaaaatgtataagtTCAGTAACTTATAAACACAAGTATTTTATTCGGTGTATTTTCGTCTATTCTGTGAGCCCGTGTAAGGACTTTGAACTGGGGGTGTGGGTTGTGTACTGTTTTTCTTCTAGTCTTACTGAGAACGTAAGCAGCAGTGTTCTGGACTTTTTAggcagaaatgtgaaaacacagTTACAGTAATAAATTTGACTAAAGATAATTGCATGGATGAGAATATTGCTGGTTTATTAGTCTGTtgatcctggaaatgttctttaagTGACAGAAGGCAGGCtgtgtaactgtctttatgtgtttcTGAAAGTTTAAGTCTTAGTCCATCTTAATTCAGGTATTTACAGCTGTAATTACTGAAGCTGTGTACTGACTCTTGGTTGTTCATCTTTGGAGCCAAAGAAagcaacttatttatttatttatttatttatatttacattttacacaatgTGTACTTATTGTGCATGTTTTAtacttgtgttttgttttcattcttttgttgTCATTGACAtattcaatataaaacttatgtAACTAATGCTTAGAGTAGATAATGGGCTGTACTGTAGGTATTTCAATTGACAACACAGTGtttactgcatgtttttaacTTACAAATGCCACAGTAAGCTGGGCACATGGTAAATAACGCGactaagaaaaacagaaactgttccAACAGTTACAACAGTGCAGTTTCATTTTGACTAGATTGATACACCGTTTTGTAACAGATTAGATAATAAATCCTCTGTTTACAAggaaatttaagaaaacaatatttaacacaGCAAAGCTTACCCTCTTTAACATAGTAACGTTTTGAGTAAAAAGTGTACATTTAAGATTAGTTTTGCTATACTAAACTTTGTCCTATTACTTAAGCAATATTGTTATAAAGCATCGCTACTAttcttgagtacaatttttgaaTACTCAGCatgtaacttcactgaatgaatcATGAGAATACTTAAACCAGAAATGCATGAGACTCAGAGAAAAACcgaatttaaatgtaattatattatattatattatattatattatattatattatattatattatattatattatattatattatattatattatattatattatattatattatattatattatattatattatattatattatattatgagaacaaagttcaaaatatattttatcattcCTCGCGAGGAAGTGGCGAATCGAATTGCAGTTTGGGAGTTGTAGTTTTAGCCGAAGGTTAGCACCCGGCTAACTCATAACTTCCCAACCGCTGTTTGTGACAATTCTCGCCTCCAACTGGAGAATGTTGAATGGGTTTGGTGTCGATGGCGGAGAGCAATGACGGAGGAGTTTGACGAAGATGTGGTATTTGAGGTTTGTATAAGCGCGCCTCTTTTTCTAAACGAATTGATGCTTTGTCATAACGATTAGAGGTAAATATGGGATCATTAACAGGCTAGCAGGTAAGCTAGCGTCGCTATAGCAGCCCCACTGCCTGTTGCAGCGTAATCCCAAACAACTCCACTTATTTGGCTGAGTTTCTGAGCGTGTTCCTGTCGAGCCAAGAAGCTTTGTTGGTCATGAGGGAGGCTGAGCCGGTGTTTCATCCGCATTTATAACAAGGTGGGGTGGGGATGATCACATTCATTGCTGCTGCGTCGGTTCTGAAAAATGACTCCAGCGGAGCTCTACATCTGAGGGTTTGCTTGGTGACAACATGAGCTGCGACCTCGTGTGATAATGCATGTGAGTAGCCATTGTTTGCTATAGCTGCAGTGCAGGCAGTTGGCAATGATTGTAGATGTCTTGAAACGCTTTCCTGCAGGAATTAAAGACGGAGGAGCTGCTCAGATGGATATCAGCCAGAAATATGGGCTCAGCAGCTGGGAATTAGTGGGTCAGACATCATTTggataaaatcataatttcatAACAGACAGCACTTTTATATCTGGGGATTAAATAAgcttatgcttttttttctaaaacctaaaaatgaacATGCTTGGCTTTTTATTCACACCATGTAAACATGGGACCAGTTTCATCTCACATCCTTTCATCTTCCCTCAGTTGACATGACATTTTCCTCCTCATTCAGATCAGtaagtttctctttctctccatctccaTAGAACTCCCCGCTGTTCCAGTACCTTCAGGATCTAGGGCACACAGACTTCGAGTCATGTCCGACGGCgttgcaggaggaggaggagtacGGCGGTGCAGAGGGAGACCTGGGCTCTCCTGGCcaagagcagcagaaaaccTCAGTGAGTTCTCCTCCATCCTACTTACTGATACGAAACAAGCTTTCCTTGGTATTCATGAGAGATTACCGAAGATTTGTCCTGCTGAATATCACAAGTTTTATTCATTCCGCTATCAAATGGAATCCAGAATGaacatttcatcttttcatttggtcaattttcagaatattttacacgacaatttaagaaaatatggtGAATTATGCAACAGCTTACTATCCGATAATGtcaattaaaacattacagaCGGAAGTCTAGAATTTGGTAAAAACTAATTTACCAATGGAacccaatagctgaatcacttcccaagtgcagtcaggttctccagagtccttcttcttcttttctattatggtgGATCACAAGCAactctccagagtcctgctaataacctcattatttgactcaggtgtgttgaagtagagatacatctaaaagctgcaggacaccggccctcgaggaccaggactattgtatttatttcctttcttattCTATATCCTTAAAAATATCCATTCATGCTTTTTTCCATTCAttcttcctccatttttcttatatttattattttcagtctgaacATTCACAAACTATTATCAGTAGTTTTTTGTTAGTCTTGTACtgtatgttattattattgctattgtTAATCTTTATtatatgtattgtttttaacactAAGAACTTTTTGTCTgagtctttatttctgttgctttatTGCAGgtgttttttattctattcacagaatattcaaattcaaaaatacttcattgatcccaaaggaaaattaaatgttcaaatcCTTTAAAGAGGTGTTGTAGAAGGTGACAGCTGTTGGCATCATTTTGTGCTTTAactgtataataataataataatgatgataataatttGACGAATCACAGGAAATGTTTGCAGTAGATGTCAAAGTCACAGTGTGATTCTTCATCCATCCTGGCTTCGTCTTGCGTCCTGAAGCGGTGTCTGTGTTTGTCATGTCATTCCCCTTTAATAACTTGTGCAGTCAGATAAAAGTAATTAATTAGACTATTGACCCCCAAAAAGGACACATGCTGGCTTCTGTCAAACAAGGCAACAAACATGGCAGGAAAAGCTTCCTACATCCAGATTCAggtattatgtttttacattttgtttctgcttgttGCATCgggtagataaaaaaaaaaagaagattgcCCTGATTTTATAAGAGATTTCTGTAATGCGATTACCGCcatctggttgttttttctcAGATGTAACCCCTCATTCTAAATGGAACTTAGTATAATTTCTGTGTGTTCATTCTCCAGATGTTTTTAGTAGAACTGAGCACAACCTGAGTATTAAAACAACCATTAATGACTCtagttttaggt is a window of Gambusia affinis linkage group LG23, SWU_Gaff_1.0, whole genome shotgun sequence DNA encoding:
- the LOC122826223 gene encoding FYVE, RhoGEF and PH domain-containing protein 6-like isoform X3 — its product is MSTGVKKPPLAPKPKLLVSIKPPIAPKPCPLSQPSPSAPKRPKPAVAPKPCLPRSSGSSSPPVSPPSLKPTEPISSALGENLFHLNSKNGILSETESRESDYIISTCSFSAGECHPRENGDTNGSAADFDKEPLQNGVTTGKSTEEEEETHEKGPADYKSERISKKLKDKPQRQRQRHLDMGLVNRERTEEDSGMPTEAQTAEQTTACDVAGNILTSIHPPESSQAEQTFPISSQPYLPVPAAPSKPLPVPHPRKFKKPALVRQDGVEGQDQTVPVEEQKNETELQQADDSETQRDSCLVDLETDVPVPPPRQTSLSPSLHRAARCLLNKNTSHSLDLLSRPDSEGHGKEAQQENEEEDGYGDFERYPISHTLPKQLKLGCHRKALSAEDQESPRAPPRKPQRHSLPAPPPPSICPPAPPHASTPMRDLPPPPQEKTAWRFSRPYVTFFSRQIPTRSSVPPKSRAPALGGKQRAQSFSAADLATRAGSTQKRSLSFRKLLELRLNVKMLPKLLAKGGQSLDCTSTDKSLGRPSSCIEDPDIHREDVEYENVPLYEEIPEYMNLPFHEARPGWPHDPDGGDANIYEVQDPFHRCSEHEYESDWLKDDVHSEEDEMHSSDEEDNSSTSSKEHLDEADRQQEDEMKRKKVVHIAQEIMSSEKVFVDVLKLLHIDFRDAVAKATRQNGKPVVDERILSQILYYLPQLYQLNKDLLRELEDRVAHWSDHQRLSDIFVQKGPYLKMYSTYIRQFDNNVALLDEQCRKNPALAAVVREFEMSPRCASLALKHYLLKPVQRIPQYQLLLTDYLKNLPEDSEDYKDTQTALSVVKEVANHANDIMKQGDNFQKLMQIQYSLNGQHEIVQPGRVFLKEGTLMKLSRKVMQPRMFFLFNDALMYTTPVQSAQYKLNSVLSLAGMKVSKPSQEAYQNELNIESVERSFILSASSAKERDEWLEAIGKAIEDYTKKKITFISSRSQEEAECVADSGALLGSKAPIWIPDLRATMCMICTCEFTLTWRRHHCRACGKVVCQACSTNKYYLEYLKNQPARVCDHCFAKLQENSDRCASSSTSPIKSGAFSFTRKQKKIPAALKEVSANTENSSMSGYLHRSKGNKKQWKRLWFVIKNKVLYTYAASEDVAALESQPLLGFFLREEKNGPAQKLQFKLYHKNTLFYIFKADDIPTAQRWIEAFQEAMILEQ